TGTTGGTGGCCGGCAGAATCTAGGTGAAGATCTCGGTGTTGGTCAAGCTGTCGGCAATCAGAAGGAACGCTGTGCCAAGACAGATAGTGACCAGGACGTGAAGCAGCGCGCCGATTTCGGTGGGATGTCCCATGATCAACCACCACAGTATCCAGTTGACAAGGAAGCCAAGAATGAGGCTGCCCGCGATGATGGCGATTTGTTTAGTGTTATACTTCATTGAAATTCCTCTCAATGTCGCGTCTTTGTCTCTCAATAAAGGAACATGGGTTTGCCCTGGACGTGAGCCACCTTGGGCTTGTAGGCATCGACGTCGTAGAATTCATCGACATCCACTTGTTTCACGCCCTGCTGCGGCATGTCGGCTGCTACGTGGGAATAGCGGCCCTCGCGAAGGGCGACCATTCTTCCTGTAATGCCCCGCACGGCCAGGTCAACGGCCAGTGCCCCAAAATTGGCAGCCACCAGCCGGTCCAGGGAATCGGGTGATCCCGAGCGCATCATGTAGCCCAGTTGCTGATAAAGGATGTTATGGCCGGTGAGCTGTTTTATCAGTTCAGCCGTGATCTTGCCGATACCGCCCAGCTTGCGATGGCCGTAAGCGTCAGGTTCACCCACCTGGATGGTCTCACCACCAATCATAACGGCGCCTTCTGAGATGGTCAGGATGGCGTAACTGCTGGGGTTGTTCAGCTTGTCGTGAACCAACAGGCCTGAGAGTTTATCGATGTCGAAAGGCACCTCGGAAATAACGGCCCGGTCGGCATGGGCCAAATAGGAGGCAATCAGCGATGTTTCACCTGAATTGCGACCGAATAGCTCGATGACGGCGATCCGTTCGTGGGAGCCAACCGGGGTTCTCAAAGCTGTAATCAGATCGACCGAGCGGGTAACCGCGGTGCTGAAGCCGATGCAGAAATCGGTGCCAAAGACATCGTTGTCCATGGTTTTTGGGATGGAGACGACGGGGAAGCCCTCCTCGAAAACACGGGCACCATAGCCAAGGGTATCGTCGCCACCGATTGGGATCAGGACATCGACAGCCAGATCGTCCAGCGCTTCGAGTACCTTCCAGGTCAGGTCGAAGGTCTCGTCGTTGTTTTCGTAATCGACGCCATCCTGCCTGATGTGCTCAGGCACCAGCCTGGTTTCCACATTGCTGGGCCTGGTACGCGATGAGTGAAGAAAGGTGCCGCCGGTTCGGTCAATAGTGCGGACCACAGCGCGGTCCAGCTCTATCACCCATTTTTTCATGCTCTCGGGATCGGAAGGGTCAACGTTCAGCGGACCTGCCCATCCACGGCGGAAACCGATGACCCGCCAATCGTGATCAAGGGCACGGTCAACCACCTGTTTGATACAGGGGTTGAGACCGGGCACGTCGCCACCCCCTGTGAGGACCGCGAGGGTCTTTTTTCTTGCCATTCAACAACCACCTCGATCGCCTCTGCTGGAGTGCTGCTATTCTACCAGATGGCAAATCAACTGACAAGCCATAATCAGACCCCGGCCAGGGATGACCGGGGTCTTGAGACTATCTGTTATTACCTTTGCGATCGTAGAGCTACGCCGTCACCCAGTTTACTTGGTGTCGTCATCCAGGGCTTCTATGATCTCAGTGACCACGTCGGTTTCTATTACCTCGCCGTCCTTGTCGAGAGTTTCCACGACTACCGTAGTCACTTCGTCGACTGGCGCAACCGCGGCCTCTACCTTGGTATCGAGATCAGCGACCTGGGTCTTGATCTCTTCGGTACTCTCCAACGTGGATGCGATCAGCTTGGACTGGCGCTTCAGTTCGCCCGAGATCTCCAGTGCGGCGGAATCGGGGGCAGGCTCTATGCTGATGTTCTTTGTTGCCGCGAGGATTTCTTGCTGGGTGTCATCCCCGTCGACCAGCAGGTGGAGCACTTTGCCCAAGATGTAGAACTGGAGGAAACCAAAGATGCCGCCCAG
This genomic stretch from Chloroflexota bacterium harbors:
- a CDS encoding 6-phosphofructokinase, translated to MARKKTLAVLTGGGDVPGLNPCIKQVVDRALDHDWRVIGFRRGWAGPLNVDPSDPESMKKWVIELDRAVVRTIDRTGGTFLHSSRTRPSNVETRLVPEHIRQDGVDYENNDETFDLTWKVLEALDDLAVDVLIPIGGDDTLGYGARVFEEGFPVVSIPKTMDNDVFGTDFCIGFSTAVTRSVDLITALRTPVGSHERIAVIELFGRNSGETSLIASYLAHADRAVISEVPFDIDKLSGLLVHDKLNNPSSYAILTISEGAVMIGGETIQVGEPDAYGHRKLGGIGKITAELIKQLTGHNILYQQLGYMMRSGSPDSLDRLVAANFGALAVDLAVRGITGRMVALREGRYSHVAADMPQQGVKQVDVDEFYDVDAYKPKVAHVQGKPMFLY